The Carassius carassius chromosome 32, fCarCar2.1, whole genome shotgun sequence DNA window ATCCGTCACGTCCATATCATAACATAAGTCTTCACATATTAGTTTAAACTAGTTTTTATGACTATTTGTTCTTGTTTACATGATTAATATTTTCGTCTGTCGCGCGGTGTTTGATTTGAAACGTCAGACAGCGAACACCGGAAGCGCGAATCTATGAGGAACTTCCGCACAAATAAAAGTCTCGTTTTAAATCCATATCCGGGAGGAATTTACAGAAAAACTAAGAGTCTCCATTAGATATTTGTATGTTTATAAAGCACACATCCTACATTAAACACCgcgattgtattaatattatcaaATTAGAACAGAGTATGactgaaagtttaaaaaaaaaagttttcactaACATTTCCTTGTCACGCACTTGACCGGAACTGCTGGATGTGGAGTGACTGTTTCCTGTCGGGCAGTTTTCAGTGTGACGCAGTGTGTCTGATGCAAGCTGAATGAGTTAAATCACCAACATAAAACGGTGCGTTTATTTATTCTTCACTATTATTTAATGCTGAAATGAACATGTTATTATCACTGGCGTGAGCGCTGATAATTACAGTGATTTCAGAGCGCTGTTTAAATGTTGAGCATATGTCGCGCGGCAGGCACATGTATAACAATATTACTAATCACATCCTCATCATTACAGGTGAAGATGTCAGATTTGAGCCCGATGGATCTGTACGAGAAGCTGACAGCTCAGGGAGACACAGTGAGATCTCTGAAAGCTCAGAAGAGCCCCAAAGTAAGTCTGACACTGAAATACTAATAATCTTCAGCTCTCATGACACAAGACGTGGTGATTGACATGTGATGAGATGTGATTAATGACATGATATGTGATGATTGACATGTGATGTGATTAATGACATGTGATGTGATTAATGACATGTGATGATATGTGATGATTGACATGTGATGAGATGACTGACATGTGACATGATGTGATGATTGACATGTGATGAGACGATTGACATGTGATGAGATGACTGACATGTGACATGATGAGACGATTGACCTGTGATGTGATAAGTGATGTGATTATTTTCTTCTTCAGGCTGATGTGGACGCGGCGGTGCAGCTGCTGCTGCAGATGAAGCTGGACTACAAGCGTGTCACGGGTCAGGACTATAAGGCTGGATGTCCTCCGGTGGACGGTGAGAGGCTGGAGGATCACGGAGCAGCGCTGGAGGACGGAGATGATCAGGTGGATCCCTGGAGCGTCTCCTCCAGCAGTGCCAAAGGAGTCGACTACGATAAACTCATCGGTCAGTCCATGTTATGTGGCAGATCTGCTGCAGCTCTGATTTCATATATATGAGGTGTGATGAATAATGCATTAACGAGCTCACTCTGCTGCGGTCAGTGCGGTTCGGCAGCAGTAAGATCGATCAGGAGCTGGTGGACAGAATCGGCCGAGTCACGGGGAAAAAACCGCACCGCTTCCTGCGCAGAGGAATCTTCTTCTCACACAGGTGTCTTCATCACACACCAGCACTGGACAGAGAGTTATAcacaaataaatgtctaaataaataattaaatacaataaaatatagtaaaacatttaataaaaaataagtaaatagataaaaaaaattaatatatgaataaattattaaaatactaaaacaggatatttaaatataattaaaattagatatattttttaaaacattaaagttaaCTGTAAAAAGCTGCAAATAGACAAAATAATAGTGATACATATAAAAGTACAGTTCTATAGTGAGTAGAAAAAAGCTAATACTTATGtaacataattaaaataagatgatatattaataatatttaaatagtaatattttcccCTTATTAATAATAGTTAGTCACAGTCTGAATGTGGTCGTGAGTATGTATTTGTGAATGTAAAGCTGTATTAAAGCTCGTGTGATCCGCAGGGACATGCATCAGATCCTGGACGCGTTCGAGAAGCAGAAGTCCTTCTATCTGTACACGGGTCGAGGGCCGTCCTCTGAGGCCATGCATGTGGGCCACCTGATCCCCTTCATCTTCACCAAGTGAGTCTTCCTCAGTGAGGTTCAGCGGGGGGGTGTGCGAgcgctgatgtgtgtgtgtgtgtgtgtcacaggtgGCTCCAGGACGTGTTTGACGTTCCTCTGGTCATTCAGATGACTGATGATGAGAAGTATCTGTGGAAGGATCTGTCTCTGGACGAGTGTCACCGGTACACAGTGGAGAACGCCAGAGACATCATCGCCTGCGGATTCGACGTCAACAAGACCTTCATCTTCTCTGACCTCGACTACATGGGGTAAAAACCCTCACACGTGTTTCATGTAGTGTGTCAGTGcagacagcaggtggcgctgttaccccACACCTGTGTTCTGATGACTCTGGAGATGCTGATGTCCTGTTTGTCCTGACAGAGCCAGTCCTGCGTTCTACAGGAACGTGGTGAAGGTCCAGAAGCACGTGACGTTTAACCAGGTCAAAGGCATCTTCGGCTTCACAGACAGCGACTGCATCGGTGAGAGCGTCTCTGTGACGGACGGGAGtctgtccagtgtgtgtgtgtgggtttaacAGTGTGTTTCTGCAGGTAAGATCAGTTTCCCGGCCATCCAGGCGGCTCCGTCCTTCAGCAGCTCGTTCCCACAGATCTTCGGCGGGCGGACGAATGTTCAGTGTCTGATCCCGTGTGCCATCGATCAGGTGAGACGCTCCGCTCGTGATCATGTGACGTCTGCTCCTCACCAGAGAATTATATCAGTTCCAGCTCTGCTTACCGATTCCCAGTTCCCATTCCaatctctttaaaaaataaagtcaaacatTTGTTACGGacgagcacaaaaccagtcataaagctGAATGAATCATCTCTCCAGTGATATggggtttgttcggaggacaatatttgtctgagatgcaactatttgtaaatctggaatctgagggagcaaaaaaatctaaatattgagaaaatcatctttaaagttgttcagatgaagttcttagcaatgcatattactaatcaaacattaagttttgatatatttatggtaggagatttactaaatatcttcatggaacatgatctttacttaatatccgaatgattcttggcataaaagagaaatgtataattgtgtctcatacaatgtattgttgtgtatttctccaaatatacgtctgtgacactgatgactgcttctgtgctgcagggttgtatttttttctgtgtctctttatgcaaaacatttatttCCTGCGGAACACCATGAACAGAAATCAGCCGGCTGCATAAAAACTGATCTAGAGCGGTTTGTGTGTAAAATAGAGCTGCatgattctggataaattgagttGTTTTTTAATCAGGTTGTAATTCTCTcccaattctgaaaaaaaacattagacaTCTAAACAGAATCTCATGGAGTTTGTGCaggaatgattcagtgactcactcaggATTGACtcgtttcattactggatgaatcagtgggtttgaacgaatctcttgaatgaatgaatcaaaggCAAAAGCATATTTAACAACCCCTTTTCATAATAATAACGAAATATAACAGAGGTAGGAAGTTTCTGATCATTTCCCATGTCACACTATTGTAACTAGAGTTGATTTTGGATTCCCATCCCTTCTCAGGACCCGTATTTCCGGATGACGCGGGACGTGGCTCCTCGGATCGGTTATCCGAAGCCGGCTCTGCTTCACTCCACCTTCTTCCCGGCGCTCCAGGGAGCTCAGACCAAGATGAGCGCCAGCGACGCCAACTCCTCCATCTTCCTGACCGACTCGGCCAAACAGATCAAGAACAAGGTGCTGCTCGTCACCAGAGTATGTTCAGATCCTGTGAAGCTGAGACTGACTCTTCCTGTTCCTCTTCCTGTTCCAGATCAACAAACACGCCTTCTCCGGCGGGAAGGACACGGTCGAGGAGCACAGGAAGTGCGGCGGGAATCCAGACGTGGACGTTTCCTTCATGTACCTGAGCTTCTTCCTGGAAGACGATGATCAGCTGGAGAAGATCAGACAGGTGAGATCAGACTAACATCAAAATACACTGATACGAACCTTGTTTTCAGGGTTAGGctcatatttgtttattattattagtattaaaacCGTTTGGTATCttgaaaagaaatgaaatatGTATTAAGTATGAAAGTAAAATATTGGTATAAACAGACAGTGAACTATGTGTTTCAGGACTACAGCAGCGGTGTGCTGCTCACCGGAGAACTGAAGAAGAGTTTGATCGAGACGCTTCAGCCCATGATCGCCGCGCATCAGGAGAGACGCAGACTCGTGACAGACGACATCGTCCAGCAGTTCATGAGCCCTCGCAAACTACACCTCAACCACTAGAGACTCACAGATACagcttcttcatcatcatcatcatcatcatgctgCTCTGCTCGCGTCCAGTAAAGCTGATGCCACCTGTGACTAATAAATAATGACACACTGGTGTTTAATGTCATTATTACAGTACTGCATCAATCACAGTCCAtctgtaagacacacacacacacacacacacacacacctgacagaAAGTGTGTTAATGTGGACGAGGGGTTTCCGATCAAACTCTTAGTgtaatagttcacccataaatgaacatTAGCTGTAAATGTGCTCACTGTGAAGGTCatcagagatcaggatgagtttgtttcttcatcaggtttggagaaatgtagcactgcatcagtgtctcatcaatgcaATGCAACAAATAAATATGTAGCCTAAATAACCCTCTTAAAAATTTTTACAAAAGGTGTTTAAAGTGTATAttggattaaaaaaagaaacaaaattatgataaaataatcaaaaattattAGAACAAAGCCTGGCCTCACTTTATTAAAAATCTTTTCATGAATAGACTAAATGGAAAAGAGTTCTAGAAGAATTAAAACCAACAGAAACTGTCAAACTAAACAAGCTTAGCAATTAAAAGGTGTTATTTAAGAATCATCAAGATTAAGATAACCAGTGCTTTATagcctatatatgtatataaaaaatgttttttttgatgactcccctcattCCCTGAGgtaacaactatattgaaggggttttatatacagcagtcaacagacgaacttataaaaattaataaatccttttatgagtttgtggatttgcttgagctagaaagagctaacgttactgaacataaataaaatgtgcaaaaggattttgaaaaaacacCCTTAGAAAGAGCTTCTGCATTACTTCAtgagcttgcgtctgacctgcagcgatatcattcaggTTTGGTGGGGTGTCAGCTGATTCTGACCCTGTTGtgttagtactcagagtctgaagccaggagagcatattaagtgttgttcactgtatttgtatttttaccgagCCGAGTTCACACACCTTCTCCGGACACGTTGTTAATGACAGCGACGCATGCGCTTTCACTTGTAAagctcaagggtgtatgggtaatgtagtctctgctctcggaagcgtgcattgtgaagggcgctctgaaaagcggcagcgcaggcaaaggattaaaacctctattaaaacagatgtccaaatgaaggTACCGGTaactaaaagcacgttctggacgcacggagaggtggcggtacgctcaagtgGCGGGACTGAGTACcagtgcgtaccggcccacttaaagcactgcttaTAACTATTATAAGtacacagctaaaaaaaaaaaaacagtacacagaatcttgtagactaCAGtttcaactagacggatgtactgttacttcctctacagttaaaaatctgggtgttatattggacagcaacttgtcttttgaaaaccatatttcccatgtttcaaaaactgcattcttccatcttagaaacattgccaagctacgaaacatgttatctgtttctgatgcagaaaagctagttcaagcattcatgacctctagactggactattgtaatgcacttctaggtggttgtcctgcttcttcacttacctataaggccctaaatggtttagctcctgcgtacctaactagccttatacaacgctacaatccatcacactccctaaggtcacaaaacgctggacttttgctagttcctaggatagcaaagtccactaaaggaggtagagctttttcacatttggctcccaaactctggaatagccttcctgataatgttatcataccttcacttactcacattattaGCACCTCTCTACACTCTGGTACATTTCCCTCGGGTAAACCCACTGCTTAAAAAACATCTGTAAATCCAGTACTTCTAGAAAATATAGATTGGTATCCCTTGTTTATTCATttcaaagacacttgagcgagctgtgttcaaccagttttctatgttccttgtacagagcaacctcctggacagcaaccaatctggcttcagaagtggccactcaactgagacggctctgctctcggttactgaagccctgcgactagcaagagcagcttctaAATCCTCactactcatcttactggacctgtctgctgcttttgacactgttaatcaccagattctcctgtccagcctcagaaagatgggcatctctggaaccgcactcctgtgggttaagtcctacctctctgacagatccttcagtgtgtcttggaggggtgatgtttcaaagtcacaccaccttgctactggggttccccaaggctcagtacttggaccgcttcccttctcaatctacatgacgtcattaggatctgtcattcagaagcatggcttttcttatcagtgctacgctgatgacactcaactctacttctcattccaaccagataacccgacggtagctgctcgcatttcatcctgtctgagtgacatctctagctggatgattgaccatcaccttcagcttaaccttatgaagacagaactcctggtgattccagctaacccattgcttcatcacaacttctctatacagctgggctcatcaaccattactccttcgaggacagccagaaacctaggagttgtgatggatcatcagttaagcttcacagaccacattgctacaacgacccggtcctgcaggtttgccttatacaacattaggaagattagacccttcctgtcagagcaagccacccaaattcttgtccaagctcttgttctctccagactggactattgtaatgctctcctacTATCAAGCCTCTagccattttcaaaaaaacatctgaagactcatctttttcgccaacaCTTGACCAGCTAATACTTGCACTTACCTTTTATTGTCTATTCCattctttattaaataataataataaaaaaaaatgctatgtgTATTGTGCTAGActtatggcacttgtatactgttgttgttctcttgttgacctgactgcttctattgtcctcatttgtaagttgctttggataaaagcgtctgctaaatgattaaatgtaaatctagattaaaaatgcatctctttcgccaagcatttgaataatgtatctcctaaattgtgagtgtagttgtatctgatcaaatgtgcattcttattctttagcttgggttaaactaattaattttactttgttggataagcagctatgctaatgatgtctctatctgtttctctgtttctgctggatcttcatcccgtggtaactaggatttacacaagctccagtctggatccagaacacctgagaagagatgatgctgaccctcagaggaccccagatgatgctaaccttgaatcaacaacagaactaacaaatactgctacaagtgtgactgcatcatataataactgctgttaataatgttcaccGTCTATcgttataagctactactaagtATTAAAGTTTCTTTGCAGCGATTTGTATCGTGAAAACCGCTATCGAACTAAAAttgaattttagtttgttttctaCTTTCAACTTAATTTCAGTTATTTCCAGTAATGTTGTTGTGCTTGtcgttattattgtttatttttatttatttaagtacatcaagttaaatgtTAACTTTCAGTTAAAAttcagttaatgtttttttattttattacaagtaGCAATATCTTTATAGTTAATTTACTTTTAGTTTAACCTGGCTCGGATTCTTCttttagtcaagtcacctttatttatatagcactttaaacaaaacagattgtgtcaaagcaggtatgatgatgatgatgttggggGTGTTTCTTCATCCTGGAACGTCTATTGGTCACAGATGGACTTTCCCCTTCATATCAACTTCATTCAGTAAAAATAGCCGCACAGAAGCAGCAGCTGCTCCAGAGATCCACTGACCGCCGAACACACTCATCTTCATCTGAGGAATGGCTCTGGACTTTGTTGCAGGATGTATGGGAGGTAAGACATGCTTCATTTGATCTGCACACGCTCACTGAAACATTCAACACTGAGTCAAACAACACACAGAGTAAAGGAGAACTAATCTAGCCGCTGAAGTAGAGAATAACTCTCTAGTTAGACTGGTTACTGACTCCAGACATCTCCACTCTTCTGATTAATATCCCACAACAGTCATTAAATACTTTAATGTGAGCATCAATGATTCTGATCCTCATGCATTTGATCTGAGCCAATCCTTCACATGCGCTCATTCTGCACTGCAGAAACTGATTCTCTTAGTATTCCTCTTGTTTTCtagtataaatatctaaacattcttgaatcaggATGCATTTACCGGGTAAtcatcttgttttctgagaagaaatataataattgtgttagtttttgtttaaaacaagcaAATTTATCTACCAATGGGGCAAGACAAATAATCTTAATTCACAGGATAAACAAGATTATTTGTCTTGTAAATGCATCCTGATTCGAGAATGTTTAGATATACTAGAAAACAAGAAAGTCATTTGTAGCAGTGTGATGAGAACTGCAGATGATCTGGAGGAGCATGCAGACGTCTGTGGGATAGTTTTGGGTCTGCagatgatgatgattgtgtgatGTTTACATGGACCGGTCAGACAGCTCTTGCCTCATGCATGAATGACGCAGGTGTGGCAGGTCAAGGCTGAAGAGCTGACCTCAGACTCGTATCTCAAACACATTGCATCAGTCACTAGCAGCTCTGACACGTTCCTGATCACGATGACAGTGTTAAAACAGCCTTATCTCACTCTCAGTCGTTCATGTTTCAGGAGCCGCAGGTGTGCTGGTCGGACATCCGTTTGATACGGTCAAGGTACGTCTGCTTTGACTAAACCAGGAGAACTCAGCAGAACTActgactgaaaggttctttgaggagCCAAAAATGCTTCttctactcttaaaaataaaggatctTCATTAGTGGCTCCATGAAGAACCctcaacatccatggaacctaAAGGTTCTCtatagcagaaaaaaaaagatttagatttgtaaaatgttattttaaaactgaAGATAAATGGTTCAAACCAGTCGCTTGGGTATAGTTTTAGcaattgaaaaacaacaacaaaaaaacaacaacaacaacaacaacgtatGGATCAAAACGATCTTTCTGAAGTCTTTCTTTTATGCCAAGAATCAttcggatattaagtaaagatcatgttcatgaagatatttagtaaatctcctaccataaatatatcaaaacttaatttctgattagtaatatgcattgctaagaacttcatctgaacaactttaaagatgattttctcaatatttagatttttttgctccctcagattccagattttcaaatagttgtatctcagacaaataatgtcctccgaacaaaccacacatcactggagagatcatttattcagctttcaggttaTAAAAACTGACcctcatgactggttttgtgctccagggtcacatattcatCTTGTGTGGCACCACTGCaaaaaaaactgctttatttttaagagtgaatctACTACTAAAGCTCATGTtaaacaccaaacacatgtgcAGAAATTGTCTTACAAAGTCAGTCAAGTCTGCTTCTGCATTCATGACAAACAGCCATCTATCAGGTTGTATAatcaataaaaatctatttaaaatgataaatggcattaaaggggtcatatgacgttgctaaaaagaacattattttgtgtatcgggagtaatgaaatgtgtttatgtggtttaaggtaaaaaaaaacattattttcctcatcctctacattattgtttctcctctatgccctgtctttctgaaacatgttgattttacaaagctcatcattctttTCTAAAGCCCAGAGTGTTTTGGCAGTAAAAGGCAAAGGGCAAGAATCCAAAAGGCATCACAAGCATCACCAGCTCTAGATTCATTCACTTCTGTGTGATTTCTGCTGTGTTTGATGTGTCTGATCACAGCAGGTTTAATGGGAAAAACTTCATTTTGTAGGTGAGACTGCAGGTCCAGAGCGTGGACAAGCCCTTGTACCGCGGCACGTATCACTGCTTCCAGTCCATCGTCCGTCAGGAATCGGTGAGTACAGGGTTAATGAAGAGACTGGTTTACACTGATCGTAAAGACttggagaaaaaaattaagaattaaatTAAGAAAGTAAAATGATATGCCAGAGGGGTAAGTACAGTTCtcttgttttaagaatgttttacTCCACTGGCAGCTAATTTCACTTGTTCACTAGAAACACCACAAACATACTAAGATAAGCCTTTTTTTGATTTCTTGAAAAGAGAAGTCATTTCCGAGGGGGAACACATTTTGATGAAAAATTAAAGACACTTAAAAAATTGGTTTAACGAAgatcctttaacatccatggaatcttcaTATTGGATTAAAAAAGAGAGTTTCCAAATGGTGGATTCTCAGTAATGCCATAGGAGAACCATTTCTGGTTCCCCAAAGACCCTACGAGTCAACATCTTGATAATCCAA harbors:
- the LOC132112323 gene encoding tryptophan--tRNA ligase, cytoplasmic, which encodes MSDLSPMDLYEKLTAQGDTVRSLKAQKSPKADVDAAVQLLLQMKLDYKRVTGQDYKAGCPPVDGERLEDHGAALEDGDDQVDPWSVSSSSAKGVDYDKLIVRFGSSKIDQELVDRIGRVTGKKPHRFLRRGIFFSHRDMHQILDAFEKQKSFYLYTGRGPSSEAMHVGHLIPFIFTKWLQDVFDVPLVIQMTDDEKYLWKDLSLDECHRYTVENARDIIACGFDVNKTFIFSDLDYMGASPAFYRNVVKVQKHVTFNQVKGIFGFTDSDCIGKISFPAIQAAPSFSSSFPQIFGGRTNVQCLIPCAIDQDPYFRMTRDVAPRIGYPKPALLHSTFFPALQGAQTKMSASDANSSIFLTDSAKQIKNKINKHAFSGGKDTVEEHRKCGGNPDVDVSFMYLSFFLEDDDQLEKIRQDYSSGVLLTGELKKSLIETLQPMIAAHQERRRLVTDDIVQQFMSPRKLHLNH